From one Halothece sp. PCC 7418 genomic stretch:
- a CDS encoding DNA-formamidopyrimidine glycosylase, protein MPELPEVETVCRGLNQSTSGQVFQGGEVLLERSIAHPASITEFWSGLQDTAIKQWQRRGKYLLAELSSGGWLGLHLRMSGQLLWVKQSDPVAKHTRVRFFFPEEQELRFIDLRTFGRVWWVPPQTDPKTIITGLNQLGVEPFSAEFTPAYLQEKLKTRRCAIKTALLDQKIIAGIGNIYADEALFLGKIFPLRPANTLQGSEVEQLQQAILSVLKTGIEEGGTTFNSFKNLLGVNGNYMGRAWVYGREGESCRQCGTTIERYKINGRSSHFCPCCQPE, encoded by the coding sequence AGTTACCAGAAGTTGAAACCGTCTGTCGTGGATTGAATCAATCCACAAGCGGACAAGTTTTTCAGGGTGGGGAAGTGTTACTGGAACGTAGCATTGCTCACCCTGCTTCTATTACCGAGTTTTGGTCGGGATTACAGGATACCGCGATCAAACAATGGCAACGACGAGGAAAATATTTGTTAGCTGAACTCTCTTCTGGGGGATGGTTAGGGCTGCATTTGCGGATGAGCGGTCAATTATTATGGGTCAAGCAAAGTGACCCCGTAGCGAAACATACCCGAGTGCGTTTCTTTTTTCCAGAGGAACAAGAACTGCGTTTTATCGATTTACGAACCTTTGGTCGGGTGTGGTGGGTTCCCCCTCAAACTGACCCAAAAACCATTATCACGGGCTTAAATCAGTTGGGAGTTGAGCCTTTTTCTGCTGAGTTTACCCCCGCTTATTTACAGGAAAAATTAAAAACTCGTCGTTGTGCCATTAAGACAGCTTTGTTAGATCAAAAAATTATTGCTGGCATTGGTAATATTTACGCGGATGAAGCCCTTTTTCTGGGAAAGATTTTCCCGTTACGCCCAGCGAATACGTTGCAAGGGTCAGAAGTGGAACAGCTACAGCAAGCGATTCTTTCTGTGCTTAAAACAGGTATTGAAGAGGGGGGAACAACATTTAACAGCTTTAAGAACCTTTTAGGGGTTAATGGCAATTATATGGGCAGAGCTTGGGTTTATGGTCGCGAGGGAGAAAGTTGTCGTCAGTGTGGAACAACCATTGAGCGATACAAAATTAATGGACGTTCTTCTCATTTTTGCCCTTGCTGCCAACCGGAATGA